A single window of Cheilinus undulatus linkage group 12, ASM1832078v1, whole genome shotgun sequence DNA harbors:
- the stard13a gene encoding stAR-related lipid transfer protein 13 isoform X2: MKTDIRGVTAAARMASRAPNQSQGIFRASDKPEPLTRRPSRPLTRSRPLIRSSLSSPVHLYARRARAAARMTSGSAEIEAKEACDWLRAAGFPQYAQLYEDSQFPIDISSVKRDHDFLDRDLVEPLCRRLNTLNKCCSMKLDVSHPKKKGDDSDEDDPLAISKRWTFEWSSRRWSRLQDFLLDGTNESSPTGHVDGLHSTVSSESVLTDLSEQEITEISSLHSEDSASAMPDSLSMASLSASYQPPRELPHYNSLPIKSSRHGHGGRSKAKEFLRRMELMKTWGPSSRRKSSNRRPPLVISGPVLQGEEPHALQVLTCTPISQLEQDPQTDGDTSASVINDYEDQSMVSVSPSRETEKPVVKKPVSTKPRTNKRSSMYLEDMELLSQGKRTEGQSQFGKNQFHSYENLLIHIPKDHKPGTFPKALSIESLAPSPGDDYSQKPSKTSAPNNGVHGPWSGKPLSKPPCPGAPRGSRVSVYDNVPGSHLYASTGDLLDLEKEDNLFPHLDDIIQHVSGLQQIVDHWSRSVLPEGEAGEEEEEGEGRTTPSEGERDGVSLNDTDSTGTSRERRDSGVGASLTRPRIRWPSFRTSDHLNQPASSLQISSQSAGQLSLLQKFSLLRLTAIMEKYSMSNKHGWTWSVPKFMKRMKVPDYKEKSVFGVPLIIHVQRCGFPLPLCLQQALSHLRTHCLDQVGLFRKSGVKSRIQALRQQCELSPDSVSYEDQSAYDVADMVKQFFRDLPEPLLTSKLGETFLHIYQYVPKEQRLQAVRAAILLMPDENREVLQTLLYFLRDVTSLVEENQMTPMNLAVCLGPSLFHLSILKNETLSPRSIQRKYTTGRPDQKDLNENLAATQGLAHMITECQHLFQIPEEMVTQSRNSYMEAELMVPPLDELCKVHEEEVMDEEEEDEEGSYHAHLERLVQSLLEEAKDRSKGWVSRSTTDHTELAFKKVGDGNPLRRWRVCVEVSATPSEVLQRLLRERPLWQIELQQEKILETLDKQTDVYQFSCCNMPPHPSCDFVVLRSWRTDLCKGSCALVCVSVEHEDSPRMGSVRGVVLESQYLLEPCGSGRTRLTHISRVDLRGRSPEWYNKAFGHLCVNEAQSVRSSFQPVGSDEH; this comes from the exons aaaTTGAAGCTAAGGAGGCATGTGATTGGCTACGGGCAGCGGGATTTCCACAGTACGCACAGCTCTATGAAG ATTCCCAGTTTCCGATTGATATTTCCTCAGTGAAAAGGGACCACGACTTTTTGGACCGGGATCTGGTGGAGCCTTTATGTCG GCGTCTAAATACACTGAACAAGTGCTGCTCCATGAAACTGGACGTCAGCCACCCGAAGAAAAAG GGTGATGACTCAGATGAAGATGATCCTCTTGCCATCAGCAAAAGGTGGACGTTTGAGTGGAGCAGTCGGCGTTGGTCTCGGCTACAGGACTTCCTGTTGGATGGCACCAATGAGAGCAGCCCGACAGGCCATGTGGATGGCCTGCACAGCACGGTGAGCAGCGAAAGCGTCCTGACAGACCTGAGTGAGCAGGAGATCACAGAAATCTCCTCCCTGCACAGTGAGGACTCTGCCTCAGCGATGCCTGACTCTTTATCCATGGCGTCTCTGTCTGCCTCCTACCAACCACCTCGAGAACTTCCACACTATAACTCCCTGCCAATCAAGAGCAGCCGCCATGGACATGGAGGGCGGAGTAAAGCCAAGGAGTTTCTGCGGCGCATGGAGTTAATGAAAACATGGGGGCCGTCATCAAGGCGGAAAAGCTCAAATCGGAGGCCACCACTGGTCATCAGTGGGCCGGTGTTACAGGGAGAGGAGCCTCATGCTCTGCAAGTGCTCACATGTACTCCCATCAGCCAATTAGAACAAGACCCCCAAACTGATGGAGACACTTCTGCCTCTGTTATAAATGACTATGAAGATCAATCTATGGTGAGTGTCAGTccaagcagagagacagagaagccTGTTGTGAAAAAGCCTGTTAGTACAAAACCAAGAACTAATAAGAGGAGCAGCATGTATCTGGAGGACATGGAGCTGCTGTCTCAGGGTAAGAGGACTGAAGGACAGAGTCaatttggcaaaaatcagtTCCATTCTTATGAAAACCTCCTCATTCACATCCCAAAAGACCATAAACCAGGCACCTTTCCCAAAGCTTTATCCATAGAGAGCCTGGCACCTTCGCCTGGTGATGATTACTCCCAGAAACCATCAAAAACTTCCGCACCAAACAATGGCGTGCATGGACCCTGGTCTGGTAAACCCCTGTCCAAGCCCCCCTGTCCAGGAGCTCCTCGAGGCAGCAGGGTGAGCGTTTATGACAACGTGCCAGGCTCGCACCTTTACGCCAGCACAGGAGACCTGCTGGACTTAGAAAAAGAGGACAATCTGTTCCCTCACCTAGATGACATCATCCAACACGTGAGCGGTTTGCAGCAGATAGTGGACCACTGGAGCCGCAGTGTGCTTCCCGAGGGGGAggcaggggaggaggaggaggaaggggagggCAGGACCACCCCtagtgaaggagagagagacggGGTCTCCTTGAATGACACTGATTCCACAGGGACTAGTAGGGAGAGGCGAGACTCTGGGGTTGGGGCCTCACTGACAAGACCACG CATACGATGGCCCAGCTTCAGAACCTCTGATCATCTCAACCAACCAGCTTCTTCACTTCAGatcagcagccaatcagctgGCCAGCTCAGCCTGCTACAGAAATTCTCCTTGCTCCGCCTCACCGCCATCATGGAGAAATACTCTATGTCGAATAAGCATGGCTGGACATG GTCTGTGCCCAAGTTTATGAAGCGCATGAAAGTGCCAGACTACAAAGAGAAGAGTGTGTTTGGTGTTCCCCTCATCATCCATGTCCAGCGCTGTGGCTTTCCGCTCCCTCTGTGTTTACAACAGGCCCTGAGCCACCTCCGAACACACTGTCTGGACCAG GTGGGATTGTTCCGGAAGTCTGGCGTGAAGTCTCGCATTCAGGCTTTGAGGCAGCAGTGCGAGCTGTCCCCTGACTCTGTAAGCTACGAGGACCAGTCAGCTTACGACGTGGCCGACATGGTCAAACAGTTCTTTAGAGACCTGCCAGAGCCGCTACTAACAAGCAAGCTAGGAGAAACCTTTCTGCATATTTACCAGT ATGTCCCAAAGGAGCAGAGGCTTCAAGCTGTCAGAGCGGCCATTCTTTTGATGCCGGATGAAAACAGAGAAGTGCTGCAGACGTTGCTCTACTTCCTGCGTGATGTCACTTCCTTGGTGGAGGAGAACCAGATGACACCAATGAACCTGGCTGTCTGTCTGGGTCCCTCACTCTTCCACCTCAGCATACTGAAGAATGAGACCCTGTCACCAAG ATCAATCCAGAGAAAGTATACCACAGGCAGACCTGATCAGAAAGACCTCAATGAGAATCTGGCAGCCACCCAGGGCCTAGCACACATGATCACTGAGTGCCAGCACCTCTTTCAG ATCCCGGAGGAGATGGTGACCCAGTCTCGCAACTCCTACATGGAGGCTGAGCTGATGGTGCCTCCTCTGGACGAGCTGTGCAAGGTTCACGAGGAAGAGGTGATGGAcgaggaagaggaagatgaggaaggATCATATCACGCTCATCTAGAAAGGCTGGTTCAGAGCCTGCTGGAGGAGGCCAAAGATAGGAGCAAAGGCTGGGTGTCTCGTTCAACTACTGACCACACAGAATTAGCATTTAAAAAG GTGGGAGATGGTAATCCTCTAAGGCGCTGGCGAGTTTGTGTTGAAGTGTCAGCAACACCTAGTGAAGTACTGCAGCGGCTTCTCAGAGAGCGCCCCCTGTGGCAGATTGAACTACAGCAGGAGAAGATCCTGGAGACCCTGGATAAACAGACGGATGTGTACCAGTTCTCCTGCTGCAACATGCCACCTCACCCCAGCTGTGACTTTGTGGTACTGAG ATCCTGGCGCACAGACCTATGTAAAGGCTCTTGTGCGCTGGTGTGCGTGTCCGTGGAACATGAAGATAGCCCACGCATGGGATCAGTGAGGGGGGTGGTGCTGGAGTCACAGTACCTCCTGGAGCCCTGTGGGAGTGGAAGGACCAGGCTCACACACATCTCCAGAGTAGACCTCAG GGGAAGATCTCCAGAATGGTACAACAAAGCGTTCGGTCATCTGTGTGTAAATGAAGCTCAGAGTGTCCGTTCCTCTTTTCAACCTGTCGGATCAGACGAGCACTGA
- the stard13a gene encoding stAR-related lipid transfer protein 13 isoform X3 — translation MTTQRRSAKLQLRRSISEQLRDSTSKAWDLLWRNVRERRLAEIEAKEACDWLRAAGFPQYAQLYEDSQFPIDISSVKRDHDFLDRDLVEPLCRRLNTLNKCCSMKLDVSHPKKKGDDSDEDDPLAISKRWTFEWSSRRWSRLQDFLLDGTNESSPTGHVDGLHSTVSSESVLTDLSEQEITEISSLHSEDSASAMPDSLSMASLSASYQPPRELPHYNSLPIKSSRHGHGGRSKAKEFLRRMELMKTWGPSSRRKSSNRRPPLVISGPVLQGEEPHALQVLTCTPISQLEQDPQTDGDTSASVINDYEDQSMVSVSPSRETEKPVVKKPVSTKPRTNKRSSMYLEDMELLSQGKRTEGQSQFGKNQFHSYENLLIHIPKDHKPGTFPKALSIESLAPSPGDDYSQKPSKTSAPNNGVHGPWSGKPLSKPPCPGAPRGSRVSVYDNVPGSHLYASTGDLLDLEKEDNLFPHLDDIIQHVSGLQQIVDHWSRSVLPEGEAGEEEEEGEGRTTPSEGERDGVSLNDTDSTGTSRERRDSGVGASLTRPRIRWPSFRTSDHLNQPASSLQISSQSAGQLSLLQKFSLLRLTAIMEKYSMSNKHGWTWSVPKFMKRMKVPDYKEKSVFGVPLIIHVQRCGFPLPLCLQQALSHLRTHCLDQVGLFRKSGVKSRIQALRQQCELSPDSVSYEDQSAYDVADMVKQFFRDLPEPLLTSKLGETFLHIYQYVPKEQRLQAVRAAILLMPDENREVLQTLLYFLRDVTSLVEENQMTPMNLAVCLGPSLFHLSILKNETLSPRSIQRKYTTGRPDQKDLNENLAATQGLAHMITECQHLFQIPEEMVTQSRNSYMEAELMVPPLDELCKVHEEEVMDEEEEDEEGSYHAHLERLVQSLLEEAKDRSKGWVSRSTTDHTELAFKKVGDGNPLRRWRVCVEVSATPSEVLQRLLRERPLWQIELQQEKILETLDKQTDVYQFSCCNMPPHPSCDFVVLRSWRTDLCKGSCALVCVSVEHEDSPRMGSVRGVVLESQYLLEPCGSGRTRLTHISRVDLRGRSPEWYNKAFGHLCVNEAQSVRSSFQPVGSDEH, via the exons aaaTTGAAGCTAAGGAGGCATGTGATTGGCTACGGGCAGCGGGATTTCCACAGTACGCACAGCTCTATGAAG ATTCCCAGTTTCCGATTGATATTTCCTCAGTGAAAAGGGACCACGACTTTTTGGACCGGGATCTGGTGGAGCCTTTATGTCG GCGTCTAAATACACTGAACAAGTGCTGCTCCATGAAACTGGACGTCAGCCACCCGAAGAAAAAG GGTGATGACTCAGATGAAGATGATCCTCTTGCCATCAGCAAAAGGTGGACGTTTGAGTGGAGCAGTCGGCGTTGGTCTCGGCTACAGGACTTCCTGTTGGATGGCACCAATGAGAGCAGCCCGACAGGCCATGTGGATGGCCTGCACAGCACGGTGAGCAGCGAAAGCGTCCTGACAGACCTGAGTGAGCAGGAGATCACAGAAATCTCCTCCCTGCACAGTGAGGACTCTGCCTCAGCGATGCCTGACTCTTTATCCATGGCGTCTCTGTCTGCCTCCTACCAACCACCTCGAGAACTTCCACACTATAACTCCCTGCCAATCAAGAGCAGCCGCCATGGACATGGAGGGCGGAGTAAAGCCAAGGAGTTTCTGCGGCGCATGGAGTTAATGAAAACATGGGGGCCGTCATCAAGGCGGAAAAGCTCAAATCGGAGGCCACCACTGGTCATCAGTGGGCCGGTGTTACAGGGAGAGGAGCCTCATGCTCTGCAAGTGCTCACATGTACTCCCATCAGCCAATTAGAACAAGACCCCCAAACTGATGGAGACACTTCTGCCTCTGTTATAAATGACTATGAAGATCAATCTATGGTGAGTGTCAGTccaagcagagagacagagaagccTGTTGTGAAAAAGCCTGTTAGTACAAAACCAAGAACTAATAAGAGGAGCAGCATGTATCTGGAGGACATGGAGCTGCTGTCTCAGGGTAAGAGGACTGAAGGACAGAGTCaatttggcaaaaatcagtTCCATTCTTATGAAAACCTCCTCATTCACATCCCAAAAGACCATAAACCAGGCACCTTTCCCAAAGCTTTATCCATAGAGAGCCTGGCACCTTCGCCTGGTGATGATTACTCCCAGAAACCATCAAAAACTTCCGCACCAAACAATGGCGTGCATGGACCCTGGTCTGGTAAACCCCTGTCCAAGCCCCCCTGTCCAGGAGCTCCTCGAGGCAGCAGGGTGAGCGTTTATGACAACGTGCCAGGCTCGCACCTTTACGCCAGCACAGGAGACCTGCTGGACTTAGAAAAAGAGGACAATCTGTTCCCTCACCTAGATGACATCATCCAACACGTGAGCGGTTTGCAGCAGATAGTGGACCACTGGAGCCGCAGTGTGCTTCCCGAGGGGGAggcaggggaggaggaggaggaaggggagggCAGGACCACCCCtagtgaaggagagagagacggGGTCTCCTTGAATGACACTGATTCCACAGGGACTAGTAGGGAGAGGCGAGACTCTGGGGTTGGGGCCTCACTGACAAGACCACG CATACGATGGCCCAGCTTCAGAACCTCTGATCATCTCAACCAACCAGCTTCTTCACTTCAGatcagcagccaatcagctgGCCAGCTCAGCCTGCTACAGAAATTCTCCTTGCTCCGCCTCACCGCCATCATGGAGAAATACTCTATGTCGAATAAGCATGGCTGGACATG GTCTGTGCCCAAGTTTATGAAGCGCATGAAAGTGCCAGACTACAAAGAGAAGAGTGTGTTTGGTGTTCCCCTCATCATCCATGTCCAGCGCTGTGGCTTTCCGCTCCCTCTGTGTTTACAACAGGCCCTGAGCCACCTCCGAACACACTGTCTGGACCAG GTGGGATTGTTCCGGAAGTCTGGCGTGAAGTCTCGCATTCAGGCTTTGAGGCAGCAGTGCGAGCTGTCCCCTGACTCTGTAAGCTACGAGGACCAGTCAGCTTACGACGTGGCCGACATGGTCAAACAGTTCTTTAGAGACCTGCCAGAGCCGCTACTAACAAGCAAGCTAGGAGAAACCTTTCTGCATATTTACCAGT ATGTCCCAAAGGAGCAGAGGCTTCAAGCTGTCAGAGCGGCCATTCTTTTGATGCCGGATGAAAACAGAGAAGTGCTGCAGACGTTGCTCTACTTCCTGCGTGATGTCACTTCCTTGGTGGAGGAGAACCAGATGACACCAATGAACCTGGCTGTCTGTCTGGGTCCCTCACTCTTCCACCTCAGCATACTGAAGAATGAGACCCTGTCACCAAG ATCAATCCAGAGAAAGTATACCACAGGCAGACCTGATCAGAAAGACCTCAATGAGAATCTGGCAGCCACCCAGGGCCTAGCACACATGATCACTGAGTGCCAGCACCTCTTTCAG ATCCCGGAGGAGATGGTGACCCAGTCTCGCAACTCCTACATGGAGGCTGAGCTGATGGTGCCTCCTCTGGACGAGCTGTGCAAGGTTCACGAGGAAGAGGTGATGGAcgaggaagaggaagatgaggaaggATCATATCACGCTCATCTAGAAAGGCTGGTTCAGAGCCTGCTGGAGGAGGCCAAAGATAGGAGCAAAGGCTGGGTGTCTCGTTCAACTACTGACCACACAGAATTAGCATTTAAAAAG GTGGGAGATGGTAATCCTCTAAGGCGCTGGCGAGTTTGTGTTGAAGTGTCAGCAACACCTAGTGAAGTACTGCAGCGGCTTCTCAGAGAGCGCCCCCTGTGGCAGATTGAACTACAGCAGGAGAAGATCCTGGAGACCCTGGATAAACAGACGGATGTGTACCAGTTCTCCTGCTGCAACATGCCACCTCACCCCAGCTGTGACTTTGTGGTACTGAG ATCCTGGCGCACAGACCTATGTAAAGGCTCTTGTGCGCTGGTGTGCGTGTCCGTGGAACATGAAGATAGCCCACGCATGGGATCAGTGAGGGGGGTGGTGCTGGAGTCACAGTACCTCCTGGAGCCCTGTGGGAGTGGAAGGACCAGGCTCACACACATCTCCAGAGTAGACCTCAG GGGAAGATCTCCAGAATGGTACAACAAAGCGTTCGGTCATCTGTGTGTAAATGAAGCTCAGAGTGTCCGTTCCTCTTTTCAACCTGTCGGATCAGACGAGCACTGA